In the genome of Anabrus simplex isolate iqAnaSimp1 chromosome 7, ASM4041472v1, whole genome shotgun sequence, the window TTTAGTAACCATTCAGCGAATTGGCTGCGCGGCACGCGCCATGTAGCTGTGAACTTGtttttcggagatagtgggtttgaatctcattgTCGGCggacctcaagatggttttccgtggtttccctatttcacaCCAGCAGAGATATCTGTAATCAACTTAACCCAGCATCACACTGACGATGAGAAGTCCTACACCATAACGTGGTAGACTTCATTCTTTATCGAAATGGTTGCTCGCTGTTTAAAGGAACCTTTTGTTTGGAACGAGGTTAAGAACTGGAGACACGTTCACTGATAATAAGTCGAGCTTCCGCGAAATATGATACCTGAAttaaggcctttcctgtccgatcccactgtcgccataagacatgtctaaGTCGGTCGACGTAAAcctataggcctactgctactgtAGCTATAGATTTTAAGGAAGCATTAGATTCTGAAAGTAGTTAACTAACTAAcctcatagcactacagccctgaagggactTGGCCGatcaagtgatcgctgctcagcccgaaagcctgcagattacgaggtgtcgtgtggtcagcacgacgaatcctctcggccgttattcttggctttctagaccgggctgaAAGTACAGTAGTTACGTTTGCAAGCTTAGATAAAGGACTACCAGTAAGACACGTGGTATGTTTGCGGCGAACGTGGGTAAATATTTCTCCTATTTCCTCTTGGGTTCGTTTATCGAACATCTTTCGATGAAGCTCGAGTTGTTATCAGTAAACGTGTCTCCCGTTATTAACCTCGTTCCAAACAAAAGGTTCCTTTGAACACCGAGCAGCCATTTCGATCAAGAATGAAATCTACCACGTCATGGTGTAGGACTTCTCAGCGTGAAGCTTGCTGGGTTAAGTTTAttcaagttgttttttttttttgttttttttttacaagttgctttatgtcgcaccgacacaggttttatggtgacgatgggataggaaagggctagaagtgggaaggtagcagcccagcatttgcctggtgtgaaaatgggaaaccacggaaaaccatcttcaggtctaccgacagcgaggttcgaacccattatccccgcTTCGCTCTGTAGAGATATCTCTGAAGCAGGACGCAAGATCGCTTATAAACGCCCGCTGTGTAGGCTACACAGTGAGGAATATTTGTTGAGTACAGAAGATGTGCACGACACCAACACCGGTAACTTACAGAGTGGTTTTTGAGTTAAGGGGAGTAGATTTTTCGACCCATTGCAAAGGACGGCTGGAAGCGCATAGATACCTAGCACTGTCCAGCAATTACAGCCAGTAGGCAAATGAGACCAcccacatctttctttctttctttcttaacctgtttaccctccagggttagtttttcctcggactgagcgagggatgccacctctaccgccccaagggcagtgtcctggagtgtcagacattgggtcggggattcaattgcgaaggatgaccagtacctctcccaggaggtctcacatgctatgctggacaggggccttgcgggggtgatgagaagtttggaagggataggcagggaagagggaaggaaggggccgtagccttaagttaggtaccatcctagaatttgcctggaggacaattgggaaaccacatcgaggatggctgagatgggaatcgaaacctctctgctcagctgacctcccgaggctgagtggactgggGAAAATGACTAGcaactcgcccaggaggcctcacctgctatgctgaacaggggccttgagatCACCCACATACGTCGGAAAAGAGCTAGGCGCCACAAGTAGGCAAGTCAACAGGAGAAAGGCCAAAGGTAGGAAACACGATAAAACCCTACTACCTATCTCCTAGGCATTCCAGTATACAAAGGGGCATCTTTGGAATATTATGTACCATCCCTCTAATGCGATAGGAGTAATCCTGTAGTAATGTAGTCATGCTAAGTGATGAACACTACTCACCGTCTTTGGTGGCTTTCCTTGCAGATTTTCCCTTGTACTATGGCTGGGTAGTTCACGTACAAGCAGAAGATTGAGGTGCgttaataaaaataacaaatttacAGCTCTCCGACCGCAGATGACAGCCGAAAGatgaaaagtgaggagcctgacacaagtaatttGAAGCCATGACGGACTCAGCTACGGGAACCGTGGTTGCCCCTCCCCCAAGGacccctgttagtcacctcttaggacaggccAAATATACCGTGAGTGCATTCTACCACATCCATCCACAGGGTATTTTATTGCTCCTATAGCTTTTGTTTACGGATCCCTAACCCCCCAAACCTGTCGCCGAAACATCCTAACCTCTCCCGAAAAACATTCCTGGATACGGCCTtgtatgtcattcatttcattacattaactcctctgatcaagttgacgtcacgaaaggcatccggtcgtaaaaactcgctacggggattcgtctcacttcatacacgTGCCCACAGAAATACGGGGCAAGGGAtgggcagttattattattattattattattattattattattattattattattattattattattattattattacttgttcaaAATGATGAAGAATGGGTATGTCTAGTGAATttgttactggcttctcaccaagacagcCGCCGTTCGAATCGCGACCAATGCATGCGAGTGTCACATTCCTCTGACTTGGGTTTCATACAAAATTAGAGGTCCTGGGATATCAACTGTCACATAAAACAACAAATTTGCTTAGCTTGTGTTTTCAGTCCAGTAAGGAGTAATGTTAATCTTTTTCTTACTTCAGAGAAAAAGTATTTCCTTTTCGATTTTTACACGTGACTCACGAGATTCCATTTTTAATATTTCAGAAGTATGCACAGCAAACAGCCTTCCATACGTCGTGTACTGTTCCTGGCCGGACTACTGTTGTGGGCATAAATGTTGCAGTCATGATATGACGTAAGTGTTTttaaaataacaatattttcaGAATTGTATAATTAACATGGTATTACAACATATTTCCGAATTACTCTAGGTCAGTATTTTGCCTTCTTGTGAATAAGTTATACGATTCCCATACAAAATCACGAATCAAAAACCCTGAATGCTCACTTTCCCGATTGCACTATTCCTCAAATACGTAAACAGTAAAACCGAATTTGTTTCTTCGAAAGCCATTTACCGAAAATTATTTTtatcttattttaatttttaaatttctctCAATTCTGTCACCCAGCGAGAGTTACCCGAATGATGTCTGAACAACTTAAGATATATGAATACTCCCAGCCTTCTTCAAACGTAAAATTACCAGTTTTTTACCCCAGCATGGAAGTGGGCATCTCAaaatcagttggattgccacacctttgtAAGAGTCTGAATACCTTAATATTCGCAGTCGcaatggtttccttctgggaacttaacattaaaaataaatgaaactgTTCATAATCAATTTAACTCCCCTACCACAAGATATAATTTTAGATTGATCAGCCACCATACCGAAACTTTTTTTGTGAACTGTACTTGTAAAATGAATATTTTGCCCCAAAGCAATGCCAGTTCGTTGTTTACGATATTCACTGCTCTTAGATTATTTGATTTTGTGTAAATTTTCTTGAATGTGGGTAAATTTACATTCGAATAAATATGCATTCGAGTTGTTTGATTCTGGGAACTGATTTCGGGCGATTCGATTCGGTAGTGTCCGCTTGAGGAAAATCTCTTTCGGCTTTTTTGATTCAGGTAAAAGGATTCGGAAAACTggtctccagtagttttcaagttataagaaatacgctttacacgcaccctcttttgagttaagtccggtgggacttgtactgaaaaaccgttCGTTAATGTTATCTTCCctgttaatcctcctatcgaaaaaatgcacaggaGAAAaatttttagaaatggatttccatcaaggttcgtcgatttccagtcaggctggtcttgtgtACATTGTGAGAGAGTAAACAtggtttcggtttcctataaactcccagtacATTCTGGACATTTGACATCGTATGGATCTAAAAACTTACCttcggacaggtggatgctaaatatgaagttttgttgaaatatctgcagtagttttcaagttataataaatAAGCTTTACATGCactcgctcttgagttaagtccggtgggacttgtaccgaaaaacggtccattaatgatatctcccttgctATTCCTCGCATCGAAATGATACATATGaggaaaaaagtttagaaattgattttcattaagacaggtagatttccattaagtttggttgtgtatattttgtgggagtacaaaatcacggtttcggtttcgtacaaacccccagtcagttcaggggttTTAAAACAATATtgcccctaaaacctacccaaggacaggtggatagaAATCCATCCAGTAATTTTCAGATTatagactaacagacaaacagacaaacaaacaggcaccaaagctgcagatggtcattattacgcctgaaacggataactgtacggaaatttcaccaaaatagtcaatgtaaagacacacggtcgttaagattttatttatatagatgacagataagcatgggcacgtttgtaagtgcagttCTTCagttcgagatttactgctcctaaactgtacatcatatcgacaaacggtatgcaccatcagacgcctcttttatcGCTCTCCATGTTTAGTCtttaaacattttctcgtatcttccacatttatgggttcgattgagttatgatattcgaatggggtgaaatttgggtacatttttaacattttacattatttttcacaaacccaaatcatgaaatttggtacgcacatagccattggtcgtgtcaatgtgcatgccaaatCCAATGACTCTATacttcctataagtgtgtcaaattgtCTAATATaagtgtaaaaagcacaaaatttacgaaaaatcgagaaatacagccagaTTTAGCGTAggcctataagggagagagaggcgacaaaaagtcataggaccaaagttgtagatcactccaaattgaacggagattgtgccatccgtgttctgataggacttaccgtttagccgcgaaatacctcgaaacgaatatctccaccgtcattaaaatttcctccatatttcgatatttcttCGGGGCTAacaagttaaaaatttaaagattttggaagttttccgtcggttacagactaaaacgtataattttgcctaatttcaattttctggcccgtctggcagattgtgccgtaaTCTTTATTTTGGGCGGGGGGTAAAATTTACGGTTTTCAGGAAACAATtaactaaaaaatatgcagatgtttATTATTACCCATTAAAGGGatagctgtacaaaaatttcgccaaaatagtcaacgcacagacacacagtcgtttcgattttatttatgtagatagataaggaatctgctctacgtacaacacattttgggctatgtccgctggacatagCCTGCAAAACCGATCGTTCAAGATATCtcttaatcctcgtatcgaaatgatacatatgagaaaaaaggtttagaaatcgatttccattaagacaggcaggtttccattaagtttagttgtatatattttgtgggagtgcaaaatcacggtttccgttTCGTAttaacccccagtcatttcagggatttagaaacaatattggccctaaaacctacacaaggataggcggattctaaatatgaagtttggtagaaatatatccagtagttttcaagttatagacaaacagacaaacagacaccaaaactaaaaatatgcagatggtcattattacccctgaaacggataaatgtagggaaatttcgccaaaatagtcaatgtacagacacacggtcgttacgactttatttatatagatttcattAGCTCTATGCAAATACTATTTAATGtcatattaatattttacaaagGAAAGGGCTTATTGCGTCCTCCTATTCAATATACATATCCATCTTTAAATGGAGTTATTTTAATCAaccatgtttcggctcatttttagccatcttcagtgaaaatttttaaaaaaacttattaatgttaaaagaatgtTATTAAAAATATGATGAGAAAGAATACATAAAAACATGTGCAACATGATAAAGTTAATACAATATGAGGTTGTAGCAAGGTTGATAACCTCTTAGTCTGAAAGTACAGTATGTCACACTAAAAACTAGAACGAAATCACAAAAATGAAACGAGAAACAGTCTATCTTCATTGAGTCTCATGCTCGAAAAGTCAAGAGGGCAACAGAAGTATAAGAACATATTTTGAGAGGAAACAAATGCCAAGTTTTGCGTGCGTGACTGGGTAATGCCTTGATACTTATGAAAACTTATTCATATTTCAGCAACCGAAATTCTGTTGAAATAAGTAAGTAATGTAGTTTTTaacattttcactgaagatggctcaaaaaagAGCCGAAACATTTTTGAATAGAATGATTCCATCTAAAGATGGATATATATGTATTGAAGAGGAGGACGCAATAAAACCTTCTCTTTGTAAGGTGAAAACTGTCATTGCgaaatgattttaatatcttgtaatattATCAAAATTATCAAAATTAACTCAATTTCTATACCTTTCTTCAaaacgctacaaaatgctaaatgtacAAATCAAAATACTAAATTTCTGATTTCAGAATGCTAAAAATAACAATCcctaatttttaattattaacgtGTTACGTTTGTTTTTTCTTACAGGATAATAAAAGTGATAGTGTTGCTTATATTCGCCTTGATACTTCTGAAAACTTGGTCATACTTCAGCAACCGAAAAGCTGATGAAAGAAGTAAGTAATTTGTGATTTGATAATTTCATTATTTCTTAAGAGGAGTCTCATCCAGAAAGTCGTATTTTTTCCCACAAATAAATGTACAATTGCTTgattgaatacaattattgatgtcatttattaacaaattatatcTGAAAGTGTTTGATGATTACTGACATGTGGAGACTACCAGTCAGAtatcatgaaatgtgaaatgtgacaAAACTAGCAATGAGTGTCATCTCCGAAGTCGGGGTCGCTACCCCATAGTGTGCAAGGAATGACGGTAACGGTACGTCATACAAAGGTAATCACAACGCGTACTACTCTACGCGCAACGCAAACGTCCTACGCCGCACAATGGTCCCAATTGCAGAAAACCTGGCCAAAAGTCCAAAACATGTACTATCTTTCAAACACGTCTATATGTAAGGGTTTCCTAGGTAGCAAAATTTGAATCTGACATATTGAAAACATGGCGGACCTATTCGGTggacataaaattttaaaataatgtcatATTAATAAAAATAGGCAGGCAAGTGTTTTTGAGGTCGCTGATTCCGAATTTTgagtttttaaagaaacattatgGTGGACCCAATATGGCggatataacattttaaaataatgtcatattaataaaaatatgtaggtaagagtttttaaatttgcCGATTTTGAAGTTGGACGTCCTGTAATTTGTGCTCTTGTGCACTTGTAgatgggcactctgtgatttgtggacTTGTATATGGCTCATTAGAAACCTCTGTAAAATCAACGACAACGTTAAGCCAAGATCCATTTGTTGTCAAGAATCTGTCAGGCATTCTGTTATATTTTGTAATTTCGCTCTGAATTTGTTGAATAACTTAACTCAACCTTGGATTTGTCGCTCATAGTACAAGGTTCTTTGTTGATATTGGACAAGTGATTCTCGATCAGTTCTAACAGAACATTGTTTTCGGCATAAGCCTTGTCTTTAATAAGAAGAAAAAATATATCTTCTACTGAGAGACATTTCTTTTCCCTTTTGTTCCAACTTTTTAAATAAAAGTTAAACTGTTTGAATTGGTAACATATAGTATAAATTGTTCATTTCTTTAAGAATACCTTCACGGTTCAAGAATGTACGAAATTAAATATTCCTCTGCTGGCCAACTTTTTGTGCACTCAAATGTATAATTTTCATTCAGAAAGTACAAAAAATGTTCAGGCATATTTTATGACTTTTCTTCAACAGTGTCACTGATCCATGAACATGACTTTAAGTTAACTTTGTATattttatttgtacattctgatattGTTTATTGTTTAGAGATTAACTTCATTAACTACTTTATTTCTATCTCATTGTTCCAGCGAGTCTAGTCTCCGTTATAGACGTTCCAATGCGTGAGGTGCCACCTCCTCCGAGTGAAGTTAAGGCAGAGGATCCACCTCCACCTTATGACTTGGCAATGTTACTTTCAGTGAGCAGAGAACCCGCCCCTGTCTCATGTGAGTACATTAAACTGGAAGAATAGAACGTTATATATCTTATAGTTTTCAAAATAACCCGCACTAATATGTAAACTCCACAGTTAACAtttgaaagaagaaataaggaaagaaaaaattaaaggaagaaataatttattttacgcTGTTTGTGAAAGAGATGATAATTACACAAGTATGCAAgatgataaatgaatgaaaatgaatgccatacatcagggcctctcaaacgcccaaaatctcatgcgtgcagacagcggcgcagagttcctgtgcacagtgcatcggtcccgctcggctcggctcggaccaacgcttcgtctctgggccactcggctaagctcggctcaattcggctcaactcggctcggatttggagggctacggagcaagtgaggaagaggaagacagggggagcgagcgagacaggcgtggggaaagagagagacagcgctattgttccaaatcgagaagtaggggtctgcactctggtcaaccaagtcgtcttttgcaccgtgcacagttcatgcaccgggcgcatgcaccctgagaggccctgccgtacaTGTTTGTACGGTAACTCACTCTGATTCCAGAATTGTTcttagttcttcttcttattattctgcttaccctccagggtcggtttttccctcgcactcagcgagggatcccacctctaccgcctcaagggcagtgtcctggagcttcagactttgggtcggggatacaaatggggaggaggaccagtgcctcacccaggcagcctcacctgctatgctgaacaggggcttgtggggggatgggaagattggaagggatggacaaggaagagtgaaggaagcggccgtggcataacttaggtaccatcccggcattttcctcgaggagaagtaggaaaccacggaaaaccacttccaggatggctgaggtgggaatcgaacccacccctactcaattgacctcccgaggctgagtggaccccgttccagccctcgcaccacttttcaaattttgtggcagagccgggaatcgaacccgtccctccgggggtggcagctaatcaccctaacctctacaccacagaggcggacattgttctTAGTTTCCTCCTATAacgtacacttttttttttttccactatgGAATCAAGTTGACATCAAAGAGATTTATCATTGTGAGATACTGCATGTGCCATGTTGAGGGGAAATTTCACAATAGAAATCTGCAATCGTTCGATTAGCAAAGTCGTTGCTGATAGTTGTCGTTGTCTGGCCTTTTGAAGTGTTGTGAATCTCAGACTTCTGTATTTCTGGAGCTGTATTTAGTATGAGGAATTCTAATGACTAATCGTTGGTAACTTCAAAGTTAAAGGAATGCTAGGCTTACTAGTACAACAATGTCGGTGCAATGAGCTTCGAAATCGGTTCACTAACATATCTTCCGCCAACATCATTATCCTTTCGCCTTTCGCGATTGTTAGCTAATTGCCTTAAtcttgcatctgtctcttggcacacaGCAAATGAAAATGTAGcttccaaagtcccagtctcattaaTGGCTGGGACAATGAGGAAgtgctgaggtatgggtgatacTATTCTCCGGCTCCgcaccaccttttgagcagactaaagcggaagtgacgtcattgtctcgtcacactcgccgtggttgccaaatgagccggcgcgcgattcaaagttgtacgccaccactataatacagcactgctcacggattgaacctcgaatgaatttaaaataattaatacattaacgtatgcgtgttagaatcccatacagttgtttaacggcttacatctttaaacaattaatttactgtattacattttaaatgtgaaaacctataatctgttttccagtcaatgactgggtcagggatagaataaatgaagccccatcttgcggcgaggacaggaattgagccgactgccgaagcctgtttcactcctctgggccaatgattaatgactgacagataaaattaaatgatactggagagtgatgccggaatgaaagatgacagggaaaaccggagtacccggagaaaaacctgtcccgcctccgttttgtccagcacaaatctcacatggagtgaccgggatttgaaccacggaacccagcgttgagaggccgacgcactgcagcctgagccacggaggctttcacagttttaatgtactaactacaatttcatagagtacaattttaataaattagttattgcaaatatattttcacaaaactattcttcttcttcttcttctcaatctgtttaccctccagggtaggcttttccctcggactcagcgagggatctcacctctaccgcctcaagggtagtgtcctggagtttcagactttgggtcgggggatacaactggggagaatgactagtacctcgcccaggcggcctctcctgctatattgaacaggggccttgtggagggatgggatagTAATGACATTCAGGGCACAAGTGCACTTGGATGGTATGAGTTGTGTTCCTCGTAAATCATTCTTGCTGCAGTAGCATTTTCTAGCCCCGTGAAGGAAGCAATCATGCCATGTCTCATTTTAGCCCCACCATCGGTTTCTGTGGTTTTCTTATAATGCATTCATGAATGATGTAATGTAATGAAAATTATTTCATTCTATTCATCACTAAGAAGTTCTTATGAAGTTCTTTCATGTTCGGGTAGGGTCTTCTGTTTAGAGTTTCCCCATGTGTTAAATGTTCCTACATTGAGCCAGTGCGTGTACATATACTTTTTTGATGTATAGTGGTTATCTTTCGGTAAATAATGCACCCTTTTAAAGTCTTGCGGGCTGTAAACGTTCCACAAAAGTAAATGCTAATTTGAGGAAAATATAATGAAAAATGCAAAACGTCACAATGTAGCGCAATCAAGACTATTGTACCTTTAAACCAGTGGCCATCACTTTTCTTTAAAACATTCAGTACTAAATCTAATCACTTTCTATCAATGAATATGTTGTTCAGAGAGTATTTCCCTACTGTTAAGTGCTGACCTGTGAGCGAAGCAGTGGAATAGTTATTAATGAAACCAAAGCCAAACAAAGGATGCCCATGCTGGGGCCAAGGAGGGACCCCCACCACCACCCCTAGCTCTcaggaaaaggaaaaaatataatatagtcaggtgttttcctttcaagaaaatggtttaaaggtcgctattacgtagaagtggtaggggatacagtgggtggtattctaccgtggaatacaagtcgccattcatcttccaaaatataaaaaatactacatactcccaggtctaggcccccctacaaactatcctatagGCACCCttgaaccaaaccaaaccgaactaaaccccatggcccaacagtcccgaagggccatggcctaccaagcgaccgcctcTTAATCCGAAGGCctaaagattacgaggtgtcgtgtggacggcacgacggatcctctcaagcgttattcttggctctctagaccttGGCCAccagctcaccgtcagatagctcctcaatggtaatcacgtaggctgagtagacctcgtaccagtcctcaggtcgaggtaaaaatacctgacctgcccgggaatcgaacccggggcctccggataagaggcaggcacgctacccctacaccgcggggtcggcccAATCAGTGTATAAAGTGGACCTTTTTTTCGCATGAAGAGAAGGATGTAAATTACACGAATGGAAGAAGGTTTACGCTACACAAATTGTATGCATAATTTTACCTATTACCATAATAAAAgtcatgaaaataaatatattaaaatgatgTAAGTTTATCTATAACATTTAAATTGTTGGCATTTATTCGTTAATGTTATTATAAGCAGTAGCCCAATGTACTCCTTTTTATATTATGTATCATAATTGCGTGTCTTTTGAAGCACGTGGTGAAGACTAATATGTATAGTAGGCTACGAATTGTTATTTAGGTTTAGAAAAGCCAAAAGTTAAGTTTTAAATACAAGTTGAGATGCTTACAGTCGAGTTATGAAGATGTACTACACTAGACAATCAAATGAGCGGTAAAGTTACTTTATCGCACATGAGCGGTAAAATATACCCTTAATTAATTCACAGTGTTCAGAGAAAGCCTACTTTTCACATGTAAAATTGTTTAAAAACCGCCTAGTTTTTGTTGTGGCAGTAAATTAGGAAAATACTTTCAGCGTCCGCAAATGTAAACATATTCCGTTTGTCTTAGATTGTGCATGTTATTTACAAATATTGTTTTTGTAATTATTTATTTCCCTTCTGTTCTAGATCCACCCCGACAGAATTTGGATACGTCGTGAAATAGAAAATGCTGAAGTTTTCTTGTTGGTATGCGGTTTACAAGTACCATACCTAAGACTGCTGAAGTTTTGATTTTTATTTATGCTGTGATTGCACTGACTGTTTAAGTGACATGAAACTCATTTCTTCTGGGTTTATCATGGTGTTTTAGAAGATTTTGTGTATGACTTATAACGCGAGAGAGGAGGTTTTTCTCATTTCGCAATTGTGAGCATTGATATTTCATAAATATCAATAAATTAGAACAAGTTAATTTATAAGAGCTACAGTGAAGTCAAGGAGAGTAAGGCTGTTTTTTAATAGTACAAAATGCATTCAGATTGTATCACTTACGTGATTTTGTAAACTAGTAATTTTTTTCTATAGTCCACTGGTTGGAATCCATGTAATTACACTGCGGGACGGTGTTATAAATTGTTTATATTTGAAAGTGTAATGGAAGCCTAAGGATGAATGACCAGTTTAG includes:
- the LOC136877452 gene encoding uncharacterized protein, coding for MCRRCSSYPLEFFILVVSFSIGSTVAEVCTANSLPYVVYCSWPDYCCGHKCCSHDMTIIKVIVLLIFALILLKTWSYFSNRKADERTSLVSVIDVPMREVPPPPSEVKAEDPPPPYDLAMLLSVSREPAPVSYPPRQNLDTS